Within Pseudomonas tructae, the genomic segment ACCAGCACCCAGTCGGCAGCGGCAATCGCCGCTGCCGACAACTGGCGCTCGGGTTGCTGCGGGTCGTGCACTTCGACGCAGGTGTTCCAGCCCAAGCGCTGCGCGGCCGCTTCCAGCAGGCGCGCACTGAGCACACTGGAGACCTGGCCATTGGGGCAGGCGGTGACGATGGCAATGTTCATCTGCAAGCCTCTTGTTGTTCTTCGCTCAGTTGCACCTGGTTTTCCAGCTGCGCCAGTTGCGCCCGGTCGTTGATGCCAAAACCGATCTGGGTCACCGCCTGGGCGGCAATCGCCGTGGCCCGGCGCAGGGTTTGCCCGGGGCTATCAGCGCTGAGCAAGCCATGGACCATGCCTGCCAGCAGCGAGTCGCCGGCGCCGACGGTGCTGGCCACCGCGACCTTGGGCGGCACGGCGCTCAAGGCCCAGCCCTGGCGGAACCAGTTGACGCCCTGCTCGCCCTGGGACACCACCACATGCTCGATGCCCTGGCCGATCAGTTGAGCCGCCGCGTGCTGCTGCTGGGCAAAGTCATTGACGGCGCTGCCGAGCACTTCGCCCAGCTCATCGGTGTTGGGCTTGACCAGCCAGGGCCCGCACACAAGCCCGGCACGCAAGGCTTCGCCGCTGCTGTCCAGGGCCACCTTCAGACCCATGGCCTTGAGCCGGGCCAGGAGCATCTGCAACCACTGCGGGCTGATGCCCCGCGG encodes:
- the pfkB gene encoding 1-phosphofructokinase — protein: MAKILTLTLNPALDLTVSLDSLQAGQVNRSQAQHSHAAGKGLNVAQVLADLGHSVTVGGFLGRDNLAPFEALIARRGFADCFVRVAGETRCNIKLVEAGGQVTDINGPGPLVDEQARLALLTGLEQIAPGHDAVVVAGSLPRGISPQWLQMLLARLKAMGLKVALDSSGEALRAGLVCGPWLVKPNTDELGEVLGSAVNDFAQQQHAAAQLIGQGIEHVVVSQGEQGVNWFRQGWALSAVPPKVAVASTVGAGDSLLAGMVHGLLSADSPGQTLRRATAIAAQAVTQIGFGINDRAQLAQLENQVQLSEEQQEACR